One Thermoplasmata archaeon DNA window includes the following coding sequences:
- a CDS encoding amidohydrolase family protein has protein sequence MELVIEGRALYEGRLQELAIGVDGGLISKVGKVLRGERVLDFGDNIILPGAVDAHVHLREPGLTRKEDIATGTTAAACGGVTTVLEMPNTIPPAASIPAIREKAGIASRRACVDIGLFAGFTVDSPPVEAASMVVGYKLYMSSATEALLIRDYSSIPSLLAGISETGKPMAVHAEDETIIRRLGLLPKNLREHSESRPPEAETEAARKFIEALGKGRGHICHLSAGGTLELIGRARSGQRGNGGEKKDGGAGVPGRIEMEAPGKAEAAEAEHAEGNGHREPASKLLTSELTPHHLLLDADDHASLGALAKTNPPVRGRAERAALWRAFLDGSVDILASDHAPHLEEEKDTSFADAPAGVPGTETMVPLMIALAKKGRVPLQLIVAMACSRPAEVYGINCGKIAPGMPASLAVYDPTSASEIKGKKLHSKCAWSPFEGFEAIFPRAVLLRGELIVEGGEPVVSPGQGRLVGSGRPEPSQPPFGAKPSIDRM, from the coding sequence ATGGAACTCGTCATCGAGGGGCGGGCGCTCTACGAGGGCCGCTTGCAGGAGCTCGCGATTGGAGTGGATGGAGGCCTAATCTCCAAAGTCGGGAAGGTTCTCAGAGGGGAGCGGGTGCTCGACTTCGGGGACAACATAATCCTGCCCGGGGCCGTAGACGCCCACGTCCATCTAAGGGAGCCAGGGCTCACCCGGAAGGAGGACATCGCCACCGGAACCACCGCCGCTGCGTGCGGTGGCGTGACCACTGTTCTCGAGATGCCTAATACCATCCCTCCGGCCGCCTCCATCCCCGCGATTAGAGAAAAGGCCGGAATCGCTTCGAGGAGGGCTTGCGTGGATATCGGTCTATTCGCGGGCTTTACCGTGGATAGCCCCCCCGTGGAAGCGGCCTCCATGGTTGTGGGCTACAAACTCTACATGTCCTCAGCAACAGAAGCGCTTCTGATTCGTGACTACTCCTCAATCCCATCCTTGCTGGCCGGAATCTCTGAAACGGGAAAGCCCATGGCTGTGCACGCCGAGGACGAGACCATTATCCGCCGCCTGGGGCTGCTCCCCAAGAATCTCAGAGAGCACAGCGAATCCAGACCGCCCGAGGCAGAGACTGAGGCGGCCCGGAAATTCATCGAAGCCCTCGGAAAAGGTCGGGGGCATATCTGTCACCTGAGCGCTGGCGGGACGCTGGAACTCATCGGGAGAGCTCGGAGCGGGCAGAGGGGAAATGGTGGGGAGAAGAAGGATGGGGGCGCTGGAGTGCCCGGGCGCATAGAAATGGAAGCGCCCGGAAAAGCGGAGGCCGCGGAGGCCGAGCACGCGGAAGGAAACGGCCACCGAGAACCCGCATCCAAGTTGCTCACCTCCGAGCTCACGCCCCACCACCTCCTTCTAGACGCTGATGACCATGCATCGCTCGGGGCGCTGGCCAAGACCAACCCCCCGGTAAGGGGGAGGGCGGAGAGAGCTGCTCTCTGGAGGGCTTTTCTCGATGGAAGCGTGGATATTCTCGCATCCGACCACGCCCCCCATCTCGAGGAAGAGAAGGACACGAGTTTCGCGGACGCTCCCGCGGGGGTCCCAGGAACCGAAACAATGGTTCCATTGATGATAGCGCTGGCGAAGAAAGGGAGGGTTCCACTCCAGCTCATTGTCGCAATGGCCTGCTCGCGCCCCGCGGAGGTGTACGGAATCAATTGCGGAAAAATCGCTCCAGGAATGCCCGCCAGTCTTGCTGTATATGACCCCACTAGCGCCTCCGAGATAAAAGGAAAGAAGCTACACTCCAAGTGCGCCTGGAGCCCCTTCGAGGGCTTCGAGGCGATTTTCCCGAGAGCCGTCCTTCTCCGGGGAGAGCTGATCGTCGAGGGGGGTGAGCCGGTCGTGTCGCCGGGTCAGGGGCGGCTCGTGGGAAGCGGCCGGCCTGAGCCGTCTCAGCCCCCCTTCGGGGCGAAACCATCAATAGACCGAATGTGA
- the dcd gene encoding dCTP deaminase, with product MLLSDAEILRAIEEGELEIAPFDERNLTPNGYDLTIEAVLLPSSGEEVRRGVARVAPMSWFVVGTRERVRLGKKLAAQLWLRSGYARRGVLASFGKVDAGFAGNLTVSAFNASSAELELPIGERFCQLVVERLGTPAMKDYSERSGRFQNQKGITLEPRPPKGAHRAFGEEAGNGLTSRSGSERAERRHGGIHKSRASLERTVEGTQRECGTCCAAPEPEGNGSICLAVECSRCCEGTEMPLTSDDIERIEALGFRREDFIISTKGWTRLRNVNGACFFLRGGICSIYPHRPEGCRLYPVVLEVETREAVLDPECPSRDCFRITPERRKRLLSLARRLAPVPRLETGGRWKVHESSCADSEETRTPRTSATMER from the coding sequence ATGCTGCTCTCCGACGCGGAAATACTGAGGGCAATTGAGGAGGGTGAGCTGGAAATCGCTCCCTTTGACGAGAGAAACCTCACCCCCAACGGCTACGACCTTACAATAGAGGCTGTTCTCCTGCCCTCGAGCGGGGAAGAGGTCAGGAGAGGCGTCGCGAGAGTTGCTCCCATGAGCTGGTTCGTCGTCGGCACGCGGGAGAGGGTGCGGCTGGGAAAAAAGCTCGCTGCCCAGCTCTGGCTGAGGTCGGGGTACGCACGCAGGGGTGTGCTGGCGAGCTTTGGAAAGGTCGACGCGGGCTTCGCCGGCAACCTAACGGTCTCGGCCTTCAATGCCTCCTCTGCCGAGCTCGAGCTTCCGATCGGGGAGCGCTTTTGCCAGCTCGTGGTAGAGCGCCTCGGAACGCCCGCTATGAAGGATTATTCGGAGCGCTCGGGAAGATTCCAGAACCAGAAAGGGATCACCCTGGAGCCCCGGCCGCCCAAAGGGGCGCATAGAGCCTTCGGGGAGGAAGCAGGCAATGGACTGACAAGCAGAAGTGGAAGCGAGAGAGCGGAGAGGCGCCATGGGGGAATTCATAAGAGTAGGGCGAGTCTGGAGCGCACCGTGGAGGGAACTCAGAGGGAGTGTGGGACCTGCTGCGCGGCCCCGGAGCCGGAGGGCAATGGCTCGATATGCCTGGCCGTCGAGTGCTCCCGGTGTTGCGAGGGGACGGAGATGCCCCTGACGTCCGATGACATTGAGAGGATAGAGGCCCTCGGGTTCCGGCGGGAGGATTTCATTATATCGACCAAGGGCTGGACCAGGCTTCGCAATGTGAACGGCGCCTGCTTCTTCCTCCGGGGCGGCATCTGTTCAATTTATCCTCACAGACCCGAGGGCTGCAGACTTTATCCCGTGGTCTTAGAAGTGGAAACTCGCGAGGCCGTTCTCGACCCCGAGTGCCCATCCAGAGACTGTTTCAGAATCACTCCTGAGCGCCGGAAGAGGCTCCTGTCCCTCGCGCGGCGACTTGCTCCAGTTCCACGGCTGGAGACGGGGGGCCGGTGGAAGGTCCATGAGTCCTCGTGCGCTGATTCGGAAGAGACACGGACACCTCGTACCAGCGCGACGATGGAGCGCTGA